The Croceibacterium sp. TMG7-5b_MA50 genome segment AGGTAGTGGCGGGGGCGAACATAGTGCTCGGCATCCAGGCGCCCGACCCGGCATCGCTGGCGTCGGCAGCGCCTGGGGCGCAGGTCGCCGCCCTGTTCGATCCCTTAACCCGGCCGGACCGCGTCGCTGGCTATGCCGCCGCGGGGCTGGAGGCGTGGAGCATGGAGCTAATGCCTCGGATCACCCGGGCGCAGAGCATGGACGTGCTGTCCAGCCAGTCCAACCTCGCCGGCTACAAGGCGGTGCTCGCCGCAGCCAACCAGTATGGCCGCGCGTTCCCCATGATGATGACCGCCGCCGGCACCGTATCGGCGGCGCGCGTTTTCGTGATGGGCGTGGGCGTCGCCGGGCTGCAGGCCATCGCCACCGCGCGGCGGTTGGGCGCGCAGGTCAGCGCGACCGATGTGCGCAGCGCCACCAGGGAGCAGATCCAGTCGCTCGGCGCGAAGCCGGTCTTCGTCGAGAATGTCGCCGGGATCGAGGGCGAGGGCAGCGGCGGTTATGCCAGCGAGATGAGCGAAGAGTACCAGCGCGCGCAGGCGGAACTGGTGAGCGGCCATCTGGCCAAGCAGGACATCGTCATCACCACCGCGCTGATCCCCGGCCGCGCCGCGCCGCGCCTGATCAGCGATGCGCAGATCGCCACCATGCGGCGGGGCAGCGTGATCTATGACCTGGCGGTGGCGCAGGGCGGCAACGTGGAAGGTTCCGTCGCGGATCAGGTGGTGGAGCGGCACGGGGTGACGATCATGGGTTACAGCAACACGCCGGCATTGCTGCCGGCGGATGCCAGCGCCCTGTTCGCGCGCAACCTGTTCAACTTCCTGTCCGCCTTCTGGGACAAGGAGCAGGGCCGCCCGGTGCTGGACGAGGAGATCGGCAGCGCCGTCCGCCTGACGCAGAACGGGGCGATCGTGCACGAACGGTTGAAAGGCTGAAGCGCCATGGACTTCATCTCCATCCTGTCGATCTTCGTGCTGGCCTGCTTCGTTGGCTATTACGTGGTGTGGTCCGTCACCCCGGCGCTGCATACGCCGCTGATGGCGGTCACCAATGCGATCAGTTCCGTCATCATCGTCGGCGCGCTGGTCGCATCGGCGGAGGCGGGCAGCGCAGGCGCCAAGTGGCTGGGCCTGGGCGCCGTGGTGCTGGCCAGCGTCAACATCTTCGGCGGCTTTGCCGTGACGGAACGGATGCTGGCGATGTACAAGAAGAAGGATCGGCCTGCCGCGCCGAAGAGTGAGCGGCCATGATGCTGGCGCCCGATACGACCACCAATCTGGGTGTGGCTGCCGATGCGGCGCACGCCGTCAATCCGTGGGTCGCGTTGGCCTATCTGGTGGCTGGTGTCCTGTTCATCCTGGCGTTGCGTGGCCTGAGCAGCCCGGCGACCAGCCGGCGGGGCAACCGCTTCGGTATGGCGGGCATGGCCATCGCGATTGTCACCACGCTGGTCACGCATGACATCGCCAGCCTCCCCGAGATCCTGGCAGCGATCGCGATCGGCGGCGCGATCGGCTTCGTCATTGCGCGGCGCATTGCGATGACGGCGATGCCGCAGCTGGTCGCCGCGTTCCACAGTCTAGTCGGCATGGCCGCGGTGCTGGTGGCGGCGGCTGCGTTCCTCAATCCCGGCGCGTTCGACATTCTGGGACTGGACGGCAACATCATGCCCGTCAGCCGGTTGGAGATGATGCTGGGCGCGGCGATCGGCGCGATCACCTTCTCGGGATCGGTCATCGCGTTCCTCAAGCTGAACGGCAATATGGGCGGGTCGCCGATCCTGTTGCCTGGTCGGCACCTGATCAACCTGGGCACGCTGGGTGCGATCCTGCTGCTGACCGCCATGTTCACGCATTCGCCGGTGGGCGGGCCGGGGGAGAACCCGCTGTTCTGGGTGGTGGTGGCGCTCGCCTTTGCCATCGGGTTTCTGTTGATCATCCCGATCGGCGGCGCGGACATGCCCGTGGTGGTGTCGATGCTGAACTCCTATTCCGGGTGGGCAGCGGCGGCGATGGGCTTCACGCTCCACAACACGGCGATGATCGTCACCGGGGCGCTGGTGGGATCGTCGGGCGCAATCCTAAGCTACATCATGTGCCGGGCCATGAACCGCAGCTTCCTGTCGGTCATCGCCGGCGGCTTCGGCGCGGCGGCGGCGAGCGGCGGCGGCGCGGCCAAGGAGCAGCGCCCCTACAAGCAGGGCAGCGCGGACGATGCCGCCTTCATGCTGAAGCAGGCCGAAAGCGTCATCATCATTCCCGGCTACGGCATGGCGGTGGCGCAGGCGCAGCATGCCTTGCGCGAGATGGGCGACCTGCTGAAGGAGGAAGGCGTCACTGTCAGGTACGCCATCCACCCTGTCGCCGGTCGGATGCCCGGGCACATGAACGTGCTGCTGGCAGAAGCGAACGTGCCGTATGACGACGTGTTCGAGCTGGAGGACATCAACAGCGAATTCGCGCAGGCCGACGTCGCCTTCATCATCGGCGCGAACGACGTGGTTAACCCGGCGGCGAAGACGGACAAGGGCAGCCCGATCTACGGCATGCCGGTGTTCGACGTGGACAAGGCCAAGACGGTCATGTTCATCAAGCGGTCTATGGGCGGCGTCGGTTATGC includes the following:
- a CDS encoding NAD(P) transhydrogenase subunit alpha encodes the protein MRIAILAEQAAGETRVAATPETVRKFVALGTEVAVERGAGEAAAISDADYEAAGAVLGLAAEVVAGANIVLGIQAPDPASLASAAPGAQVAALFDPLTRPDRVAGYAAAGLEAWSMELMPRITRAQSMDVLSSQSNLAGYKAVLAAANQYGRAFPMMMTAAGTVSAARVFVMGVGVAGLQAIATARRLGAQVSATDVRSATREQIQSLGAKPVFVENVAGIEGEGSGGYASEMSEEYQRAQAELVSGHLAKQDIVITTALIPGRAAPRLISDAQIATMRRGSVIYDLAVAQGGNVEGSVADQVVERHGVTIMGYSNTPALLPADASALFARNLFNFLSAFWDKEQGRPVLDEEIGSAVRLTQNGAIVHERLKG
- a CDS encoding NAD(P) transhydrogenase subunit alpha, yielding MDFISILSIFVLACFVGYYVVWSVTPALHTPLMAVTNAISSVIIVGALVASAEAGSAGAKWLGLGAVVLASVNIFGGFAVTERMLAMYKKKDRPAAPKSERP
- a CDS encoding NAD(P)(+) transhydrogenase (Re/Si-specific) subunit beta → MLAPDTTTNLGVAADAAHAVNPWVALAYLVAGVLFILALRGLSSPATSRRGNRFGMAGMAIAIVTTLVTHDIASLPEILAAIAIGGAIGFVIARRIAMTAMPQLVAAFHSLVGMAAVLVAAAAFLNPGAFDILGLDGNIMPVSRLEMMLGAAIGAITFSGSVIAFLKLNGNMGGSPILLPGRHLINLGTLGAILLLTAMFTHSPVGGPGENPLFWVVVALAFAIGFLLIIPIGGADMPVVVSMLNSYSGWAAAAMGFTLHNTAMIVTGALVGSSGAILSYIMCRAMNRSFLSVIAGGFGAAAASGGGAAKEQRPYKQGSADDAAFMLKQAESVIIIPGYGMAVAQAQHALREMGDLLKEEGVTVRYAIHPVAGRMPGHMNVLLAEANVPYDDVFELEDINSEFAQADVAFIIGANDVVNPAAKTDKGSPIYGMPVFDVDKAKTVMFIKRSMGGVGYAGVDNDVFYMDQTMMLLADAKKMVEEINKAIAA